TGTGGGCATTTCTTTCTCCATGCCGGGGATCAGACGGAAAGTGTTGAGTTTATCAAGCAAATGATTAAAAGGGGGCAATTAAAGAAGCCGACATCGCATCGATTTTCAATGTGGAGTTGGATTCTTGATTGTTATGATTCAGTACAACATCTTCTCAGTCATTATCCCAATGGCCCTTTGATGAAGTCCTTGGATGCTTTCAGAGAAGAAGGGTATAAACAGGGCTATACACCGATTGATCAAGATAATTTTCCTTGCGAGCTTTTTAAATTTAAATCGGCCGGACATCAGGCGATCTGTATTAGACTTCCCTCTCCAACTTCTCAAAAAGTGATTAACAAGGCAAAAATTGTTGATGAGTTTAAAGGATTCATTCGGTTTTTTTCAGAAACGAAAGATCATCAGAAGCTGCTCATTTTCAATCTTCAAGATAGAACATCTTGGCAAGAGCATGCTCGAGCGGAGTCGTTAGAAAAACTGCAGGAAGATCCGGAATTGGCAGCGCACTTAGTTGTCATCTCAATTCCAAAAGACACAGACTTTTATTTTCAAGCAAATGAGTATGTAGACCTCAATGAAGCAGGTGCCTTTAAAGAACAAATGCTGAGTCAATTAAAAAAGGGCGAAGCTTGTGGTTTTTATTTTCCCAAAACGATGAATCAAAACAAAATGCACTCTTTTGTTGAAAAAGCCGTTGAAGCGATTCATAAGGTTTTTTTTGATGAAAAAAACATTCTTACCCGTAAAAATCGCCTTGATTTCATCGAAATCCTCTACCACTTCATAGAGCTATATTTCATTTTTACTCTAAAGCCGGCTCTCATCAGTTTTTCATGTAAAGATGCAATTGATACGGGTGCTTGCGCAAGTTTTGGCCTCTATGGGTTTTTAAAGCTATTACTTCCTGAGCTCTCTTGGAGCGAAGAAGAAAAGGACTTAGCGCTTAAGTTGATTTTTGCTCCGGCGCTTTTGGTCCGTGAGCGTAATGTTGAAATTCGGCGCCTCAGTCGTATTATTAGTATTTTAGCCCTAATCAATTCGGAAAAAGACGTTCATAAAAAAGCCTTTGCCGATTTGACAAAGTCGCTCTTTCACAATGAGGGGGTGACGAATATAGAGCTCTATGGCGCTAATTATTAACTCACCTTTAGTTTTGGCTGAGGTCTTCCGGGATCATGGAAAGGGACTTGAACTTGCCTCCCATGTCTTGAAGAAGGGTGCGCCATAAGTTTTCTAAAGGGACCTGAAAGAGATATTCTTTCGTTGCCGGATAAGTATACCAGCTTCCCTCCATAAATTCTCGTTCGAGCTGTCCCGGGTTCCATCCCGAATAACCAAAACAGAGGAGAAGTTGCTGCGATTGCTCGGCAATTGTCTTTTCTAAAAACTCAAGATCTCCTCCAAGATAGATATCCTCACTGACTTGGAGCGTTTGATCGGGGATATCTTTTGAAGTGTGAAGGAGCATCATTTGCATTGGTTGCATGAGCCCTCCGGAGCGTGTCGTGATGTTCTCAAGAGAGGGGAGTTCCGATTCGATTAATAGGGGGTCAAGCGTGTCAACCTCAAATGGCTTATTGACTGCAAGGCCGAAAGATCCTGCCGGAGTGTGATCACAGAGTAAAAGAACACTCCTTCGATAGAAGGGGTGATCGATTTCCGGACTTGCAATTAAAAACAGTCCTTTTTGCAGATGATTAAAACTCTCCTCATTCATCATTGATTACACTCACCATTTTGTTGATTGATGGCATCCATCAGATCTTGATTATACAATTTAAGATTATTATAGAGGGCATCGACGCGCCGCATGAGTTCTGAAAAATCCTTTTGAAAGGATGGCGTGCGTAAAATGCGGTCGGAATTTAGAGAGCCTTCCGCTTTTTCAATCAGCATTGAAATGCGGTCCATTGCCGCATTGATCATGTCGACTTGATTCTCAAAATAGTTTTCAAATTGAGCAGGCGTTTCAACTGAATCGAGGAAAGAGGCATATTTCGTGCGGGTTCTTTGCCACTGTTTGTTGAGATTAAAGAGAAGCCCATATTGATTGACATCATTCATTAAAGTATTGGCTTTGCTGAGAACGGCATTGATTTGAAGATATGCGAGATCATCCATAAAGAGTTTGCCAATGGTTCCTCGGCCGCAAGCCACTTCTTTTGAGATTTCACTAATGGATTCACTGGCGTCTTTGAAGTTTCTGATCATAACGCCCGCATTTTCAAATGAGTTCTCATTTTCTAAAGTGGTGAGGGCGGTTTTAGTTAGATCCATTGTATCGGAAAAGGCATCAACGGCGTGTTTGAGATCAGAAACGAGATCGAGTTGATTGACCCGATTAACGGTTGTTGCAATCCCGCTCATAGCATGATCAAATGATTGAACGGCGGAGCTGAGAGAATCTTCATTTTGATCAAACCAAGAGACAATTTTATCAACGGCGATTCCAATTTTTTCGGCAAGATCTTTCATTTCATTAAAGGCCCCTTCTAGAGGATCGGTCGACTGGGCATAAATAGGAGTGTTATCCGTTACGAGTTTAGGGGGCATATGTTTGGTGGGAGCCCTTGGAATAATGGCAATCGATTTATCACCGAGCAGACCTGATGTTTGAACAGTGAATTCATCTGTTGTGAAGATGTGGATGTGTGAGTCCACGTGAAGAATGAGTTGGTAGTAATAAACATTCCCCCATTGATCAATAGGTTGCTCTCGGGCGTCGGGAATAGTTTCAATCTGAACCACTTCACCAATTGGCTTGCCGGCAAAAACAACCCGAGTTCCGACAGAAATTCCATTAATATTGGAAAACCGGACAATCAGCGTTTGCTTCCCATCACCAACAGATGGCTCAATAAAAAGGATAATCCCTACAATAAGAGAGCAGGCGATTACCACAAAAAGGCCAATCAGCATATTTTTTACCTGCTCATTCATATTTTTTTCTCCTAAATTCGGAAGGGTCTCCGCTAACAATTTGCTTTAATGCCTTAATAGTTGGATGATCAATTTCTATAAAGACTTCCGGTACATCAATATGCACAACTTTACCATCTTCGACGAGTGCTAAGCGATCCCCAACAACGAGAGCTGAAACAATATCGTGGGTTACGACAATGCTCGTTGCCTTTAATTCTTTTTGTGTTTTAACAATTAACTCATTGATTTGCATGGCTGTTACGGGATCAAGGCCGGTCGTTGGTTCATCATATAAGAGATATTTAGGGCGATAGACAATTAAACGGGCAAGGCCGGCTCTTTTTTTCATACCGCCTGAAAGATCGGAAGGCATTTTATCTTGGGTGCCACCAAGACCAACCATAGCAAGGGCTTCTGCGACTCTCTCTTTAATTTCATAACGAGAGTAGCGCTTTCCCGTTTCAGGATTACCATGGGACTTCAGATGAAAGGCCGTATTTTCTTCGATATTCATTGAGTCGAAAAGGGCAGCCCCTTGAAAGAGCATCCCCATATGACTAATGGCCTTATAGAGTTTGGGTCCTCGGATATTTGTAATATTTATTCCATCGACTAAGACATAGCCCGAGTCGGGTTTTGTGAGTCCGAGAATGTGCTTGAGAAGAACACTTTTACCGACGCCTGATTTTCCGAGGACGACAAGTGTTTCCCCCTGTTTGACTTTTAAATTGAGCCCTTTCATCACTTGAAGGAGACCAAATTCTTTATATAAATCCTTCACTTCAATCATGAGAGCCACCTATTAATTTCAGCTTTAACAATGTTGAGGCCCATAGTAATAAAGAAGTTAAATAAGAGAATACATGTATAGCAAATCACCACGCAGGTTGTTGTCGCCCGGCCTACACCTGCAGCGCCACCTTGAGTTTTAATCCCTTTATAACAACAGATGGTCACAATGAGAGTTCCAAAGACCACGGATTTTACAAGTCCAACAAAGCAGTCAAATGGTGTCATATAATGTTGCATTGGATCAAAATAGTTAACGGGCGGCATTTTAAAAAAATAGACGGCAAGTAAGTAACCGCCGAAAATTCCCATGATGACGCTAAAAACGGTGAGTAGGGGAAGCATGATTGTTCCCGCAATAAACCGAGGCGCAATGAGATAGCGGTGGGGATTAACAGACATCGACTGGAGCGCATCGATCTGTTCCGTGACGTTCATTGTGCCGAGCTCGGCGCACATGGCTGCGCCAACGCGGCCGGTAATCATAAAGGCTGTGAGTACCGGACCTAGTTCCGTGATCATCGCTTTTCCGACCATAATCCCCGTTGCACCCGCAAGTCCTTTATCTGCAAGTTGATAAAAGGATTGGGCTGCAAGGACGAGACCTGTTGAGCATCCGGTCATCGCCACAACGGGCAGTGACATCACGCCGATTTCATATAGTTGTTCTCGAATAGAAGACCACGGCGGGGGACGGCGAAGCGTGGCAGTAATGACCTCTATGATGAGGACAATATACTCACCTATTGACGTTAAGAACTTTAAACGCTTTCTGAGATGCTCCATAAATTGGGTATTTACCCAATGGCATCTTATTTTTAAATCAAAAAAAGAAAGAGGGTGCCACTTCAATCAAAGGGCACCCTCTTCGACGTTTAAAATCTTATACCGGAATCAGTATAGTTATGCTCCTGCAATGACAGAAGACATTCCGGCAATAGCTTGTCGAATTGCTTGAAGCGCAGTGTCATGCAACTCCGAGAGGCGGCGATCCGTCATTTGTTTAGAACTGTTATGTTCATTGAGCTTCTCGCGTGCAGATTCAATGCCATATTGGTTTTTTCCGGCAATTTGTGCCTGCTCATGACTGGATCCAAGAGAACCGAAGGCCTCTGCAATAGATCCACCGACATGACCCGCCGTTTCATAGGCTTTTTTCCATCCCTCATTTGTTTCTCCACCGGCAAGAACTGAAGCTGATCCTAAAGCAACAGCTTTACAAAACTTTCCGGCAAAATCATACTTACCATGTTCTTGATGTGTATGTGATTGTTTGCCATAAGCAGCAAGGGAGGTGAGTTCGGCTTCTGCAATTTCGCGTTGTTTTTGAGAAAGGAGTTTTCCCGAATCCCTAAGAGCCTCAATAAACAGTTGTGTGATGAGCGTAATTAAACCCGTATTATGTTGCTCAGGTAAAGGTTGGATATCAGTGACTTGTCCACTTGGAAGTGAGAGGTTGACTTGTTGAATGCCTGACATAATGGATCTCCTTATATAGTGTTTTTAAGCTCCTAAACCGGCAGCAAGAATTCCTCGATGAATATCGGCTCGATTGCGTAAAAAATCGGAAGAGGCTTGGTTGATTTGTTTATCGAGATTAGCTGTCGCTTTAAAGCGATTTAAATTGTCTTCTATCTTTTGAGAAAGGATGACTTTGTCACCTTCATGTAATTCTCTTTTGGCTCGGAGCTCGTCAATATCATATTGAATGCTTGCGGTATTCATCTGCATGACACTACTCATAAGGGTCTGCGTGAGCGAAGCGATATCAAAGATCTTATTGGCAAGGTGTGTGCGGTCAGTCGATTGGAAGCCAAGCCCGCCTGCAATGAGTCCAATGGAAGAGGCGATTAAAGCGATAGCGCCGGTTAAGGTCTCCGAATATCCAAGGGATTTAAGGGCTTGAGCCGCAAGTGTTGCCGATCCGGTAAAGAGGAGTGTATAACCGAGATTGCGTGCCGATTCGGTAGGGCTTGCAATCATCAACCCCCCACCTACGATTTGGACTGAAGACAAGAGGCAGATGGTCATATCTTGCCAAAAATCATTCGTTTGAAGATGGGTCTTTTTTTCGTCGATTGCTTTGATTGTTTTGAAATGTTCGCTTTCAGCTTTAGATAAATGTTCAGAAAAGATTGAGCGCATTTGAGCCGTATTTTGAAGGGCAAATTTTTTGTGCTCTTCGGAGGAGTTCAAAATATCAAAAAGCAATCCTTCGATTGTCTTTGGTTGAGTCTCTGTAGTGGCCGGTTGATTTTGCGCTTCTTTGGCATTGAGAATGCGAGTGAGGCGATCGGCATGTGTGGTTGGTTGAAGTTTTTGGGGATGGGTAACGGCATGGATGGGGTCAGGTGAGGGGAGCATTGGGCGATTAAAAGGAGAATGAGCGGGAGCTCCCGGAGCCGCCGCAAATTGAGCATCGTCCTTGGGGTGTCTTTTTTGGAGCTTTGTGATCGGCGTTGATCCGGATGGAGGGGTAATATTAGTCGAGGGGAGGGTGAGATCTAATCGCCTGAGAGAATTCATTTCTTGTCCTTGGTTAATGCAAGGGTTGACTTAACTGAGGCAATGTGCTCGGCAAGATCGGTTCGATCTTTTGCCAATTCAAGGGCCAGCATAAGAGCCTCTTCTGCCTCCTGATTTTTGCGCAGGGAAAGCAAACACTCTGCAGCATGCAAGTGGGGAAGTGGATCATTTTCTTGGAACATGATTGTCATATACCACGCAACGAGCGCATTTTCATATTCTCTCATTTGTTGAAGTGTTGCGGCAAGGCCAAACCAGTTGCGCCCTTCTAAAGGTCTTGCAATGACGAGCTTATGGAAAAGAGGTTTGGCTCTTTCATAGTCTCCCACTCCGTATAAATTGTGCCCAATGGTATAGAGTAAAGAAGCATCTTCAGCTGAGAGATCTTGAGGATCCATAGATCCGGTCTCTTTGACCGATTTGCCAATTTTTTCTAA
This genomic interval from Simkaniaceae bacterium contains the following:
- a CDS encoding YqgE/AlgH family protein, with the protein product MNEESFNHLQKGLFLIASPEIDHPFYRRSVLLLCDHTPAGSFGLAVNKPFEVDTLDPLLIESELPSLENITTRSGGLMQPMQMMLLHTSKDIPDQTLQVSEDIYLGGDLEFLEKTIAEQSQQLLLCFGYSGWNPGQLEREFMEGSWYTYPATKEYLFQVPLENLWRTLLQDMGGKFKSLSMIPEDLSQN
- a CDS encoding MlaD family protein; translation: MNEQVKNMLIGLFVVIACSLIVGIILFIEPSVGDGKQTLIVRFSNINGISVGTRVVFAGKPIGEVVQIETIPDAREQPIDQWGNVYYYQLILHVDSHIHIFTTDEFTVQTSGLLGDKSIAIIPRAPTKHMPPKLVTDNTPIYAQSTDPLEGAFNEMKDLAEKIGIAVDKIVSWFDQNEDSLSSAVQSFDHAMSGIATTVNRVNQLDLVSDLKHAVDAFSDTMDLTKTALTTLENENSFENAGVMIRNFKDASESISEISKEVACGRGTIGKLFMDDLAYLQINAVLSKANTLMNDVNQYGLLFNLNKQWQRTRTKYASFLDSVETPAQFENYFENQVDMINAAMDRISMLIEKAEGSLNSDRILRTPSFQKDFSELMRRVDALYNNLKLYNQDLMDAINQQNGECNQ
- a CDS encoding ATP-binding cassette domain-containing protein encodes the protein MIEVKDLYKEFGLLQVMKGLNLKVKQGETLVVLGKSGVGKSVLLKHILGLTKPDSGYVLVDGINITNIRGPKLYKAISHMGMLFQGAALFDSMNIEENTAFHLKSHGNPETGKRYSRYEIKERVAEALAMVGLGGTQDKMPSDLSGGMKKRAGLARLIVYRPKYLLYDEPTTGLDPVTAMQINELIVKTQKELKATSIVVTHDIVSALVVGDRLALVEDGKVVHIDVPEVFIEIDHPTIKALKQIVSGDPSEFRRKKYE
- a CDS encoding ABC transporter permease is translated as MEHLRKRLKFLTSIGEYIVLIIEVITATLRRPPPWSSIREQLYEIGVMSLPVVAMTGCSTGLVLAAQSFYQLADKGLAGATGIMVGKAMITELGPVLTAFMITGRVGAAMCAELGTMNVTEQIDALQSMSVNPHRYLIAPRFIAGTIMLPLLTVFSVIMGIFGGYLLAVYFFKMPPVNYFDPMQHYMTPFDCFVGLVKSVVFGTLIVTICCYKGIKTQGGAAGVGRATTTCVVICYTCILLFNFFITMGLNIVKAEINRWLS